The following are encoded in a window of Megalops cyprinoides isolate fMegCyp1 chromosome 16, fMegCyp1.pri, whole genome shotgun sequence genomic DNA:
- the LOC118790959 gene encoding alpha-1B adrenergic receptor-like isoform X3 has translation MSLDTDDAANFWSNGSSELLDGARLSAKNSNVTSKNETELIPLVLTRAVPLGIVLGAFILFAIVGNILVILSVVCNRHLRTPTNYFIINLAIADLLLGTTVLPVSATSEILNYWVFGKIFCDIWAAVDVLCCTASIMSLCVISIDRYIGVSYPLQYPSIVTERRALLAMLGVWVLSVVISIGPLLGWKQAPPPKDTVCFITEEPFYALFSSLGSFYIPLVVILAMYCRVYIVAKRTTKNLEDGVMRERMNSNELTLRIHKGSQMQEDGGGAGKGRGHHTRSSLTVKLLKFSREKKAAKTLGVVVGMFTLCWLPFFLALPIGRVV, from the coding sequence ATGAGTTTGGACACTGATGATGCTGCGAACTTCTGGAGCAACGGTTCCTCGGAACTGTTAGATGGGGCGCGGTTGTCTGCCAAGAACTCCAACGTAACTTCAAAGAACGAAACCGAGCTCATTCCGTTGGTCCTTACCCGGGCAGTTCCACTGGGCATAGTTCTAGGCGCTTTCATTTTATTCGCAATCGTGGGCAACATCCTTGTCATTCTCTCGGTGGTGTGCAACAGGCACCTGCGAACCCCAactaattatttcattatcaaCTTGGCGATCGCAGACCTGTTGCTGGGTACCACTGTGCTGCCCGTGTCCGCCACCTCAGAGATCCTGAACTACTGGGTGTTCGGGAAGATTTTCTGCGACATCTGGGCGGCAGTGGATGTGCTGTGCTGCACCGCATCTATCATGAGCCTGTGCGTGATCTCCATAGACCGCTACATCGGCGTGAGCTACCCACTCCAATACCCGAGCATCGTGACGGAGAGGAGGGCATTGCTGGCCATGCTCGGGGTCTGGGTTCTCTCTGTGGTCATCTCCATTGGACCTCTCCTCGGGTGGAAGCAGGCGCCCCCGCCAAAGGACACGGTTTGCTTCATCACCGAGGAGCCCTTTTACGCGCTGTTCTCCTCGCTGGGATCGTTCTACATACCTCTGGTCGTCATTCTAGCCATGTACTGCCGAGTCTACATTGTCGCCAAACGGACTACCAAGAACCTGGAGGATGGAGTAATGAGGGAGCGGATGAACTCAAATGAGCTCACGCTCAGGATCCACAAGGGTTCGCAGATGCAGGAGGACGGCGGGGGCGCGGGCAAAGGCAGGGGGCACCACACGAGGAGCTCGCTCACGGTCAAGTTGCTAAAGTTCTCCCGGGAGAAGAAAGCTGCGAAGACCCTGGGTGTCGTGGTTGGCATGTTTACACTTTGCTGGCTGCCCTTCTTCCTCGCGCTGCCCATTGGTAG